Proteins co-encoded in one Marmota flaviventris isolate mMarFla1 chromosome 9, mMarFla1.hap1, whole genome shotgun sequence genomic window:
- the Vps37c gene encoding vacuolar protein sorting-associated protein 37C produces METLKDKTLQELEEMQNDPEAIDRMALESPEVQDLQLEREMALATNRSLAERNLEFQGPLEISRSNLSDKYQELRRLVERCQEQKAKLEKFSSAFQPGTLLDLLQIEGMKIEEESEAMAEKFLEGEVPLEKFLEDFSSMRMLSHLRRVRVEKLQDVVRRPRASQELAGDAPPPRPPPLPLRPGPQATPPVAEEQPPLQPSVVPPYPLPYSPSPALPMGPTAQGALQPAPFPVVAQPSASYSGPLGPAYPSAQPGPRSAAGYPWSPQRSTPPRPGFPIAPTSTSGPGYPLAGGRAPSPGYPQQTPYLPTGGKPPYPTQPLLPGFPGQPQPSVPPRPPYPPGPTPPYGFSPPPGPAWPGY; encoded by the exons ATGGAGACCCTGAAAGATAAGACCCTGCAGGAGCTGGAGGAGATGCAGAATGACCCGGAGGCGATTGACCGGATGGCTTTGGAGTCCCCTGAG GTCCAGGACCTGCAGTTGGAGCGAGAGATGGCACTAGCCACCAACCGGAGCCTGGCTGAGCGGAACCTGGAATTCCAGGGACCCCTAGAGATCAGCCGCTCAAACCTCTCAGACAAATACCAGGAGCTGCGGAGGCTTGTGGAACGGTGCCAGGAACAGAAGGCAAAGCTGG AGAAGTTCTCCTCAGCATTCCAGCCAGGGACCTTGTTGGACCTTCTGCAGATCGAAGGCATGAAGATCGAGGAGGAGTCTGAG GCCATGGCTGAGAAGTTCCTGGAGGGCGAGGTGCCCTTGGAAAAGTTTCTAGAGGACTTCTCCTCTATGAGGATGCTGTCCCATCTGCGCCGGGTCCGAGTGGAGAAGCTCCAAGACGTGGTGAGGAGGCCCCGAGCTTCCCAGGAACTGGCTGGAGATGCCCCTCCACCCCGTCCGCCACCCCTGCCCCTGCGACCAGGCCCTCAGGCGACACCCCCTGTGGCCGAAGAACAGCCGCCTCTGCAGCCATCTGTTGTGCCTCCCTACCCTTTGCCCTACAGCCCGTCCCCCGCCCTGCCCATGGGCCCCACTGCCCAGGGAGCCCTGCAGCCGGCCCCCTTCCCTGTGGTGGCCCAGCCCTCTGCCTCGTACAGTGGGCCTCTGGGCCCTGCCTACCCGTCAGCCCAGCCGGGACCCAGGTCTGCTGCAGGCTACCCCTGGTCCCCACAGAGGAGCACTCCACCTCGGCCGGGCTTTCCTATAGCCCCGACTAGCACCTCTGGCCCTGGGTACCCCTTGGCGGGGGGCAGGGCCCCTAGTCCTGGCTATCCTCAACAGACCCCCTACCTCCCCACAGGAGGAAAGCCCCCCTACCCAACACAGCCTCTGCTCCCAGGCTTCCCaggacagccccagccctcagtgcCCCCTCGGCCCCCGTATCCCCCAGGGCCTACTCCTCCATATGGGttttccccacccccaggccctgcctggcctggATACTAG
- the Cd5 gene encoding T-cell surface glycoprotein CD5, with protein MGSQHLLLAAAYLLGTLVTSCLGWFSLEDPDLQVRLTGSNSRCQGQLQVLSHTGDLWHSVCSDSWKGAPRHWEVSQQAARFCRKLRCGDSLGLTTYSRFNTPQNQIICHGPRVSFSNCSTDSPYKCHPLSLVCLEPQTTTPPPTSPPTTMTPEPTAPPRLQLVAGPRGLRCAGVVEFYSGSVGGTISYENHHGLQGLGDLLCGALQCGSLKQPPEAKAVEPQDPGERWARRLLPIQWQIQNSSCASLHQCFRKTPAQEGGQALSLVCSDFQPKVQSRLVGGGSVCKGTVEVRQATQWAALCDSHVSRGPARWAELCQEQKCNGLVSYHTLDASETSSGFSCPQEKLSQCHELQEKKTFCKRVFVTCQDPNPAGLAAGTVVSIILALVLLAVLLVVCGPLAYKKLVKKFRQKKQRQWIGPTGMNQNMSFHRNHTATVRSQVENPTASCVDNEYSQPPRNSHLSAYPALEGALNSSSTQPDNSSDSDYDLHVAQRL; from the exons ATGGGGTCCCAGCATCTGCTGCTGGCCGCTGCGTACCTGCTGGGGACTCTGG TCACTTCCTGCCTCGGTTGGTTCAGCCTGGAGGACCCAG ATCTCCAGGTGAGGCTAACCGGCTCCAACTCCAGGTGCCAGGGCCAGCTGCAGGTCTTGAGTCACACCGGGGACCTGTGGCACTCGGTGTGCAGTGACAGCTGGAAGGGGGCGCCGCGCCACTGGGAGGTCTCTCAGCAGGCCGCCAGATTCTGCCGGAAGCTGCGCTGCGGGGACTCCTTGGGCCTGACCACCTACTCTCGCTTCAACACACCCCAGAACCAGATCATCTGCCATGGACCCCGGGTGTCCTTCTCCAACTGCAGCACAGACTCACCATACAAGTGCCACCCGCTGAGCCTCGTCTGCTTAG AGCCCCAGACGACAACACCTCCACCCACAAGCCCCCCAACCACCATGACTCCAGAGCCCACAG CACCCCCCAGGCTGCAGCTGGTGGCGGGTCCCCGGGGCCTGCGGTGTGCCGGCGTGGTGGAGTTCTACAGCGGCAGCGTGGGGGGCACCATCAGCTACGAGAACCATCACGGGCTCCAGGGCCTGGGAGACCTCCTCTGCGGTGCCCTCCAGTGTGGCTCCTTGAAGCAGCCTCCCGAGGCCAAGGCAGTAGAACCCCAAGACCCAGGAGAGCGCTGGGCACGCAGGCTCTTGCCGATTCAATGGCAAATCCAGAACTCCAGCTGCGCCTCCCTGCACCAGTGCTTCAGGAAAACCCCGGCCCAGGAGGGCGGCCAGGCTCTCAGCCTGGTCTGCTCAG ATTTCCAGCCCAAGGTCCAGAGCCGCCTGGTAGGGGGTGGCAGTGTGTGTAAGGGCACTGTGGAGGTGCGCCAGGCCACCCAGTGGGCAGCCCTGTGTGACAGCCATGTGAGCAGGGGCCCAGCTCGGTGGGCGGAGCTGTGCCAGGAGCAGAAGTGCAACGGCCTCGTCTCCTACCACACGCTGGACGCCAGTGAGACCTCCAGCGGGTTCTCCTGTCCCCAGGAGAAGCTGTCCCAATGCCACGAACTTCAGGAGAAAAAAACCTTCTGCAAGAGGGTGTTTGTCACAT GCCAGGACCCCAACCCTGCAGGCCTGGCTGCAGGCACCGTGGTGAGCATCATCCTAGCCCTGGTGCTCCTGGCCGTGCTGCTGGTCGTGTGTGGCCCTCTCGCCTATAAGAAGCTGGTGAAGAAAT TTCGCCAGAAGAAGCAACGCCAGTGGATCGGCCCCACAGGAATGAACCAGAATA TGTCTTTCCATCGCAACCACACTGCGACCGTCCGGTCCCAGGTCGAGAACCCCACAGCCTCCTGTGTGGATAATGAGTACAGCCAGCCCCCCAGGAACTCCCACCTGTCGGCCTATCCAG CTCTGGAAGGGGCCCTGAATAGCTCCTCTACCCAGCCTGACAACTCCTCTGACAGCGACTATGACCTGCACGTGGCTCAGAGGCTGTAG